From Chryseobacterium gallinarum, one genomic window encodes:
- a CDS encoding MarR family winged helix-turn-helix transcriptional regulator — MDHNKEKIENVDLILKQTWLAVSKMYTELAQEHDSTAVQALTLLKIDPKEGTRSTNLGPKMAIEPTSLTRIIKLLEDNGYIYKEKTTTDKREVIIKLTDKGLNSRNMSKEVVVNFNKKVMEKITPEKMETFKEVMAEIMKIANELLNNRK, encoded by the coding sequence ATGGATCATAACAAAGAAAAAATAGAAAACGTAGATTTAATTTTAAAACAGACCTGGTTGGCTGTTTCGAAAATGTACACAGAACTTGCCCAGGAGCATGATTCTACGGCTGTACAAGCCCTTACCCTTCTTAAAATTGATCCCAAAGAAGGGACCCGAAGTACAAATCTTGGCCCCAAGATGGCGATAGAACCGACTTCTTTAACAAGAATTATTAAACTTCTGGAAGATAACGGATACATCTATAAGGAAAAAACCACTACTGACAAACGGGAAGTGATCATAAAACTTACAGATAAAGGCCTAAACTCCAGAAATATGTCTAAGGAAGTTGTTGTCAACTTTAACAAAAAAGTAATGGAAAAGATTACTCCGGAGAAAATGGAAACCTTTAAAGAGGTCATGGCTGAAATCATGAAAATAGCCAACGAATTATTAAATAACAGAAAATAG
- a CDS encoding SanA/YdcF family protein, with protein MGILLICFCNVWVFGLTNGRTYTKISKIPPREIALVLGTSPKMRSGQSNPYFTKRMDAAALLYHHGKIKKIIVSGEKSKGYNEPAAMKNYLVNQEGVPEDIIIEDPKGFNTYKSILRCKDVYKKKNVIIVSQGYHNLRALFFARNNDMNALGFDAQDVTKPESFYRNQAREILARVIAVVYFILGVSPD; from the coding sequence TTGGGAATTCTATTGATATGTTTCTGTAATGTCTGGGTTTTTGGGCTTACCAACGGGCGTACTTACACCAAAATATCCAAAATTCCTCCACGGGAAATTGCTTTGGTCCTGGGAACTTCTCCTAAAATGAGATCAGGGCAATCCAATCCTTATTTTACCAAAAGAATGGATGCTGCCGCGCTCCTTTATCATCACGGGAAAATCAAAAAAATTATTGTAAGCGGAGAAAAAAGCAAGGGATATAATGAACCTGCTGCCATGAAAAACTATTTGGTCAATCAGGAAGGGGTGCCTGAAGATATTATTATAGAAGATCCAAAGGGTTTCAATACCTATAAAAGTATTCTCAGATGTAAAGATGTTTACAAAAAGAAGAATGTGATCATTGTCTCACAAGGCTACCATAATCTTCGGGCCTTGTTTTTTGCAAGAAATAACGACATGAATGCCTTGGGTTTTGATGCCCAGGATGTGACTAAACCTGAAAGTTTTTACAGAAATCAGGCGAGGGAAATCCTCGCCCGTGTAATTGCTGTAGTATATTTTATCTTAGGCGTTTCCCCGGATTAG
- a CDS encoding four helix bundle protein, whose product MQTQIIISGNRNYLEISKTEKIENKIIELQRMISGFQKNLIL is encoded by the coding sequence TTGCAAACTCAAATTATTATTTCAGGCAACAGAAATTACCTAGAAATTTCTAAAACCGAAAAAATAGAAAATAAAATCATAGAACTACAGAGAATGATTTCTGGCTTTCAAAAGAATTTAATATTGTAA
- a CDS encoding ferredoxin--NADP reductase, producing the protein MEQQIYKGKLTQFHPLKVTKKEDLTKNTFSLEFDIPENLKDHFKFEAGQYVSVKFQSHGEEVINDYSMTSAPYEGKISLGIKVNSPDGATSQLYQNYNVGDELLVSEPGGRFTLVSKPSEFRTIVAFAAGIGITPILSHFKNILHNEPRTRLFLFFGNKSSEDLVYRDQLDNLARTCGDRLQIFYFFSQENTGDQFFYGRLDEKKLSLIINQILHLDDTDEESTIWDAVDEVLICGKGEMIKTLANACYHHGIPKKNIHFELFEEFNDDIYPVEKEFPLIENIEVEFTMMGKNYSTQLPDNKDKILQQLLIQNFPVPYSCKSGICGSCECLLEEGEVELLENEYLTEKEEMQGHILACMSIVKSRKIKLNFDFS; encoded by the coding sequence ATGGAACAACAAATCTATAAAGGGAAACTGACACAGTTTCATCCGTTAAAAGTAACGAAAAAGGAAGACCTGACCAAAAATACTTTTTCTCTGGAGTTTGATATTCCCGAGAATCTGAAAGACCATTTTAAGTTTGAGGCCGGACAGTATGTTAGTGTAAAATTTCAATCTCATGGAGAGGAAGTAATCAATGATTATTCAATGACCTCTGCTCCTTATGAAGGAAAAATATCACTGGGGATAAAAGTAAACTCCCCTGACGGAGCGACTTCCCAGCTATACCAGAACTATAACGTGGGAGACGAGCTGCTGGTGAGTGAACCCGGAGGAAGATTTACTTTAGTATCCAAACCAAGTGAGTTCAGAACTATTGTTGCTTTTGCGGCAGGAATTGGAATTACACCAATTTTGAGCCATTTCAAGAATATTCTTCACAATGAGCCACGTACGAGATTGTTTTTATTCTTTGGAAACAAAAGTTCAGAAGATCTGGTTTACAGGGATCAATTGGACAATCTTGCCAGAACATGTGGGGACAGACTACAGATCTTTTATTTTTTTTCGCAGGAAAATACGGGTGATCAGTTTTTCTATGGCAGGCTGGATGAAAAGAAATTAAGCCTGATCATCAATCAGATTCTGCATCTGGATGATACGGATGAAGAATCTACAATCTGGGATGCAGTGGATGAAGTTTTAATTTGTGGAAAAGGAGAAATGATCAAAACACTGGCGAATGCCTGCTACCATCATGGGATTCCTAAAAAAAATATTCATTTCGAACTTTTCGAAGAATTCAATGATGATATTTATCCTGTAGAGAAAGAATTTCCTCTCATTGAAAATATTGAAGTGGAATTTACAATGATGGGCAAAAATTATTCAACACAATTGCCGGACAATAAAGATAAAATTTTACAGCAGCTTTTGATTCAGAATTTTCCTGTGCCTTATTCCTGCAAATCGGGGATTTGTGGAAGCTGTGAATGTTTATTGGAAGAAGGAGAGGTGGAACTGCTGGAAAATGAATATCTTACGGAAAAAGAAGAGATGCAGGGACATATACTGGCCTGTATGTCTATAGTGAAAAGTAGAAAAATAAAGCTTAACTTTGATTTTAGTTGA
- a CDS encoding TlpA family protein disulfide reductase translates to MKKIILSILILSAVYSCKKESQKTDAVNTTDSLSVTQNTAAEVVPYIPRELSPENISQHLAKNNDTLYVTNFFATWCGPCMREIPSFKDKMQELKGKPVKFTFINLDDKSDWNGAVKNFAIENNLGGNIILLDGQKLDQNFFANNFQQWDGGSIPFTFMRKGDKTDEYLGMMTEEVLNSKIDAFLK, encoded by the coding sequence ATGAAGAAGATAATTTTATCCATCCTGATTTTAAGTGCAGTATACAGCTGTAAAAAGGAAAGCCAGAAAACGGATGCTGTAAATACTACAGACTCACTTTCTGTGACTCAAAATACGGCTGCTGAAGTTGTTCCTTATATTCCCAGGGAACTTTCCCCTGAAAATATCAGCCAGCACCTGGCAAAAAATAATGATACTTTATACGTAACTAATTTTTTTGCAACATGGTGTGGCCCTTGTATGAGAGAAATTCCAAGTTTCAAAGATAAAATGCAGGAATTAAAAGGAAAACCCGTAAAATTTACTTTCATCAACCTGGATGATAAATCGGATTGGAATGGAGCAGTTAAAAATTTTGCAATAGAAAATAATCTTGGTGGAAATATTATTCTATTGGATGGGCAAAAACTGGATCAAAACTTTTTTGCCAATAATTTCCAGCAATGGGACGGCGGCTCAATTCCTTTTACCTTCATGAGAAAAGGGGATAAAACGGATGAATATTTAGGAATGATGACGGAAGAAGTATTGAATTCGAAAATTGATGCTTTCTTAAAATAA
- a CDS encoding ABC transporter ATP-binding protein: MHLQIKQANIGYNKTLISNANAELKLGDVCLLIGNNGVGKTTLIKSILHQIPLLDGEILINNENVKKLSVQEIAENIAIVFSKSVVPQHYTVQDLISLGKYIYYPFYFELKKEDREEVLHIIEELDLRQYKDTLLKNLSDGNLQKAFIGRAITQNAPVIILDEPTTHLDEKNKIIILKTLRKLAKEQNKLILFSSHDWRLAKEFADKIWYVKNTRLYTGIVEDILLKHNELTNASLFQINENFVAPYIVAPQVYKEMLYSLLQKNFQKDLSSLRFELKNNFWIITKDYHQYQCESFEEIVDYIKNIH; encoded by the coding sequence ATGCACCTACAAATCAAACAGGCCAATATCGGATACAACAAAACATTAATTTCAAATGCCAATGCTGAGTTGAAACTTGGTGATGTTTGCTTATTGATTGGTAATAACGGTGTAGGAAAAACCACTTTGATTAAATCTATTCTGCATCAGATTCCTTTGCTGGATGGAGAAATTTTGATCAATAATGAAAATGTAAAGAAACTTTCCGTCCAAGAAATCGCTGAAAACATTGCTATTGTTTTTTCAAAATCTGTGGTTCCACAGCATTATACCGTTCAGGATCTTATTTCATTAGGAAAGTATATCTACTATCCTTTTTATTTTGAGTTAAAAAAGGAAGACCGTGAAGAGGTTTTGCATATCATTGAAGAGCTGGATCTCCGGCAATATAAGGATACACTTCTCAAAAACCTTTCGGATGGTAACCTGCAAAAAGCATTTATCGGACGGGCAATTACTCAAAACGCTCCTGTTATTATACTGGATGAACCCACTACCCATCTGGATGAAAAGAATAAGATTATCATTCTCAAAACCCTCAGAAAACTTGCTAAAGAGCAAAATAAACTCATTTTATTTTCTTCTCATGACTGGCGATTGGCCAAAGAATTTGCCGATAAGATATGGTATGTGAAAAATACCCGATTGTATACAGGAATCGTGGAAGATATTTTATTGAAGCATAACGAACTTACCAATGCTTCTTTATTTCAAATAAACGAGAATTTTGTGGCGCCATATATCGTAGCACCACAGGTTTATAAAGAAATGCTGTATTCCCTGCTTCAAAAAAACTTTCAAAAAGACCTTTCTTCACTCCGTTTTGAATTGAAAAACAACTTTTGGATTATTACTAAAGATTACCATCAATACCAATGCGAATCTTTTGAAGAAATCGTTGATTACATCAAAAACATTCACTAA
- a CDS encoding 3-hydroxyacyl-CoA dehydrogenase/enoyl-CoA hydratase family protein, protein MKRRIKHVTVLGSGIMGSGIAAHFANIGVEVSLLDIVPFELTEAEQKKGLTKEDKAVRNRIASENFEKLKKASPALLYSPKFADRITIGNFDDDLPKIKNTDWIIEVVVERLDIKKSVYEKIEQFRKPGTLISSNTSGIPIHLLTEGRSEDFKKYFAGTHFFNPVRYLPLLEIIPTNDTDPEIVDFYMNYGAKFLGKTTVLAKDTPAFIANRIGVFSMMDLLHNVQKLGLTVSDVDKLTGPVIGRPKSATFRTADVVGLDTLVMVANGVRQSGAEANDFNDVFALPPYIQKMMDNKWLGSKTEQGFYKKVKNAEGKSEIHGLNLDTLEYELQGKSSFPTLELTKTIDKPIDRFKVLIGGKDKAGELYRKSLGALFAYVSHKVPEISDEVYKIDDAMRAGFGWENGPFEIWDAVGVQKGIELAKEAGYEVSDWVKNVETFYKVNDEGQSIYVDKNSGEYNKIPGQDAFIILDNIRKNKTLWSNSGAAIEDLGDGIINFEIRSKMNSLGGEVLDGLNRAIDLAEKEYDGLVIGNQGANFSVGANLAMILMMAIEQDWDDLNMAIAYFQKSMMRVRYSSIPVVVAPHGMTLGGGCEMTMHADRVVAAAETYIGLVETGVGVIPGGGGTKELTLRTSREFHNDDVKNNRLRDAFMNIAMGKVATSAYEAYDMGILEKGKDIVSVSKNRQIAEAKKIAKLLAEQGYTQPIEQKVKVLGKDALGMFYVGTDQMLTGNYISEHDKKIADKLANVMVGGNLSEPTVVTEQYLLNLERETFLQLCGERKTLERIQYMLQNGKPLRN, encoded by the coding sequence ATGAAAAGAAGAATCAAACATGTAACGGTTCTTGGTTCAGGAATTATGGGAAGCGGTATCGCAGCACACTTTGCCAATATTGGTGTAGAAGTGTCACTTTTGGATATTGTTCCTTTTGAATTGACTGAAGCTGAACAGAAAAAGGGTTTGACCAAAGAAGACAAAGCAGTAAGAAACAGAATTGCTTCCGAAAACTTTGAAAAACTTAAAAAAGCAAGTCCTGCACTTCTTTACTCTCCAAAGTTTGCAGATAGAATCACAATAGGCAACTTCGATGATGACCTACCAAAAATAAAGAATACAGACTGGATTATTGAAGTAGTAGTTGAAAGACTTGATATCAAAAAATCTGTATACGAAAAAATTGAGCAATTCAGAAAACCGGGAACATTAATTTCTTCCAATACTTCGGGTATTCCTATCCACTTATTAACTGAAGGAAGGAGCGAAGATTTCAAAAAATACTTTGCAGGGACCCACTTCTTTAATCCGGTAAGATATCTTCCTCTTCTTGAGATTATTCCTACCAACGATACAGATCCTGAGATTGTAGATTTTTACATGAATTACGGAGCGAAATTCTTAGGTAAAACAACCGTTTTAGCAAAAGATACTCCGGCTTTCATCGCCAACAGAATCGGAGTATTCTCTATGATGGATCTTCTTCATAATGTACAGAAACTTGGACTTACGGTTTCTGATGTGGATAAACTGACAGGCCCTGTTATCGGGCGTCCAAAATCGGCAACATTCAGAACAGCTGATGTTGTAGGTCTTGATACTCTGGTAATGGTAGCCAATGGGGTACGCCAAAGTGGCGCAGAAGCCAATGATTTCAATGATGTGTTTGCACTTCCTCCTTATATCCAGAAAATGATGGATAATAAATGGCTGGGCTCAAAAACAGAACAAGGTTTCTATAAAAAAGTGAAAAATGCAGAAGGAAAATCTGAAATCCACGGATTAAATCTTGATACATTAGAATATGAACTTCAGGGAAAATCATCTTTCCCTACTCTGGAGTTAACAAAAACAATTGATAAACCCATTGACAGGTTCAAAGTACTGATCGGAGGTAAAGACAAAGCCGGCGAATTATACAGAAAATCATTAGGAGCATTATTTGCTTATGTTTCGCATAAAGTTCCAGAAATTTCTGATGAAGTTTATAAAATAGACGATGCCATGAGAGCCGGCTTCGGATGGGAAAATGGCCCGTTTGAAATCTGGGATGCTGTAGGTGTTCAAAAAGGAATTGAACTGGCCAAAGAAGCCGGGTATGAGGTTTCAGACTGGGTGAAAAATGTAGAAACCTTCTATAAAGTAAATGACGAAGGACAAAGCATCTATGTTGATAAAAACTCCGGAGAATACAACAAGATCCCTGGCCAGGACGCTTTCATTATACTGGATAACATCAGAAAAAATAAAACACTTTGGAGTAATTCAGGTGCTGCTATTGAAGATTTAGGTGACGGTATCATCAACTTTGAGATCCGCTCAAAAATGAACTCCCTTGGGGGAGAAGTCCTTGACGGATTAAACAGAGCCATTGACCTGGCAGAAAAAGAATACGACGGACTGGTAATAGGAAATCAAGGTGCCAACTTCTCTGTGGGAGCCAACCTTGCCATGATCCTTATGATGGCCATCGAACAGGATTGGGATGATTTAAACATGGCAATCGCTTACTTCCAGAAATCGATGATGAGAGTGCGCTACTCTTCTATTCCTGTAGTAGTAGCTCCTCACGGAATGACTTTAGGAGGCGGTTGCGAGATGACCATGCACGCAGACCGAGTGGTTGCCGCAGCAGAAACATATATCGGCCTTGTAGAGACAGGTGTTGGTGTAATACCCGGAGGGGGCGGAACTAAAGAGCTGACTTTAAGAACATCCAGGGAATTCCATAATGACGATGTTAAAAACAACAGGCTTCGTGATGCTTTCATGAATATTGCCATGGGAAAAGTGGCTACTTCTGCCTACGAAGCTTACGATATGGGAATCCTTGAAAAAGGAAAAGATATTGTTTCTGTAAGCAAAAACAGACAGATTGCTGAAGCTAAAAAAATAGCAAAACTTTTAGCAGAGCAAGGTTACACCCAACCTATTGAGCAAAAAGTAAAAGTTCTTGGTAAAGATGCATTAGGAATGTTCTACGTAGGAACAGACCAGATGTTAACAGGAAACTATATCTCTGAGCACGACAAGAAAATTGCAGATAAACTAGCCAACGTAATGGTAGGTGGAAATTTATCCGAACCAACAGTTGTTACCGAACAGTATTTATTGAACCTTGAAAGAGAGACTTTCCTTCAGCTTTGCGGTGAAAGAAAAACTCTGGAAAGAATTCAATACATGTTGCAAAACGGAAAACCTTTGAGAAACTAG
- a CDS encoding FecCD family ABC transporter permease — MSKRFKILCLLLIVAIIASAIINLNTGFLSLGFQDFFRNTDHSQIAEIRVNRVWVMMLAGISIPTSGFLMQEYFQNPLAGPDILGITSVASLSVAFYIFFSHDILLPEFLQNSFLSLSAIGGSLVLMLVLLSMSNKFQDKSYLIIFGFLMSAFAGAIVSLLQFYAENQSLKNYILWSFGANNMVSRNQIYVLLILVLTGLFFCFKAIKPLIGNSLGTSYAQSLGVNLKQLKLLIIVASSLLSASITAFLGPILFIGIIVPHFCRLIYNPSQLWQQWILNMFLGMLIMLFFSVIAEKTQIPLNVISSVFGIPVILGMLLKQNKI; from the coding sequence ATGTCAAAAAGGTTTAAAATCCTGTGTTTATTATTAATAGTTGCCATTATAGCAAGTGCAATTATTAATCTGAATACAGGATTTTTAAGTTTAGGATTCCAGGATTTTTTCCGGAATACCGATCATAGTCAAATTGCTGAAATCCGTGTCAACCGTGTATGGGTCATGATGTTAGCCGGCATTTCAATCCCCACATCAGGTTTTCTGATGCAGGAATACTTTCAAAATCCATTAGCAGGCCCGGATATATTGGGAATTACTTCTGTAGCCAGTCTATCTGTTGCTTTCTATATTTTCTTTTCACATGATATTCTTCTCCCTGAATTTCTGCAAAATAGTTTCCTGAGCCTGTCGGCAATCGGGGGAAGCCTGGTGTTGATGCTGGTGTTACTATCCATGTCTAATAAATTTCAGGATAAATCTTATCTCATTATTTTCGGGTTTCTGATGTCTGCTTTTGCAGGAGCTATTGTTTCTTTACTTCAATTTTATGCAGAAAATCAGAGTTTGAAAAACTATATTTTGTGGTCCTTCGGAGCCAATAATATGGTGAGCAGAAACCAGATTTATGTACTATTGATACTGGTTCTAACAGGATTATTCTTTTGTTTTAAAGCGATAAAACCTCTTATTGGTAATTCATTGGGTACTTCCTATGCACAAAGCTTAGGAGTAAATCTGAAGCAATTAAAATTGCTGATCATTGTAGCATCTTCTCTCCTCTCCGCCTCTATTACTGCTTTTTTAGGTCCTATTTTGTTTATTGGAATTATTGTCCCACACTTTTGCAGACTGATCTATAATCCTTCCCAATTATGGCAGCAATGGATTCTGAATATGTTTCTGGGAATGCTTATCATGTTGTTTTTCTCTGTTATCGCAGAAAAAACACAGATTCCATTGAATGTTATCAGCTCTGTATTTGGGATTCCTGTGATTCTGGGGATGCTATTGAAGCAGAATAAAATATAA
- a CDS encoding thiolase family protein codes for MKTAYIVKGFRTAVGKAPKGSLRFTRPDVMAATVIEKLMAELPQLDKNRIDDLIVGNAMPEAEQGLNVARLISLMGLNTDKVPGVTVNRYCASGSEAIAIASAKIQAGMADCIIAGGTESMSYIPMGGYKPVPETDIAKTNPDYYWGMGYTAEEVAKQYNITREEQDQFAFESHMKALKANQEGRFANQIVPVPVEYNFLDENQKMQTKKFDFSVDEGPRADTSLAGLAKLRPVFANGGSVTAGNSSQMSDGAAFVMVMSEEMVKELGLQPEARLVAYAAAGLEPRIMGMGPVYAIPKALKQAGLELKDIELIELNEAFASQSVAIKKELGLNPDILNVNGGAIALGHPLGCTGTKLTVQLLDEMRKRGNKYGMVSMCVGTGQGAASIFELL; via the coding sequence ATGAAAACAGCATACATAGTAAAAGGATTCAGAACAGCAGTAGGAAAAGCGCCGAAAGGTTCCCTGCGTTTTACACGTCCCGATGTAATGGCGGCTACGGTTATTGAAAAATTAATGGCTGAGCTTCCTCAATTAGATAAAAACAGAATTGATGACCTTATTGTAGGAAATGCAATGCCGGAAGCTGAGCAAGGGCTTAATGTGGCAAGGCTGATCTCTCTGATGGGGTTAAACACGGATAAGGTTCCGGGAGTTACGGTAAACAGATACTGTGCTTCAGGAAGTGAGGCGATTGCGATTGCTTCTGCAAAAATCCAGGCCGGAATGGCTGATTGTATCATCGCTGGTGGTACCGAATCTATGTCGTACATCCCAATGGGTGGTTACAAGCCTGTACCTGAAACGGATATTGCTAAAACAAACCCTGATTATTACTGGGGAATGGGTTACACTGCAGAGGAAGTGGCTAAACAGTACAACATTACCAGAGAAGAACAGGATCAGTTTGCTTTTGAATCTCACATGAAAGCGTTGAAAGCGAATCAGGAAGGCAGATTTGCGAATCAGATTGTTCCGGTACCTGTAGAATATAACTTCCTGGATGAAAACCAGAAGATGCAGACAAAGAAATTTGATTTCTCAGTGGATGAAGGCCCAAGAGCGGATACTTCATTAGCAGGGTTAGCGAAGCTTAGACCTGTATTTGCCAACGGAGGAAGCGTAACAGCCGGAAACTCTTCTCAAATGAGTGACGGAGCTGCTTTCGTAATGGTAATGAGTGAAGAAATGGTAAAAGAATTGGGTTTACAGCCGGAAGCTAGATTAGTAGCTTATGCAGCAGCCGGGCTTGAACCAAGAATCATGGGGATGGGACCTGTCTATGCTATTCCAAAGGCGTTGAAACAAGCTGGTCTGGAATTAAAAGATATTGAATTGATCGAACTTAACGAGGCTTTCGCTTCCCAATCGGTTGCCATTAAAAAAGAATTAGGTTTAAATCCTGATATTTTAAATGTCAATGGAGGTGCCATTGCTTTAGGTCACCCACTTGGATGTACCGGAACAAAATTAACCGTTCAGCTTTTAGACGAAATGAGAAAACGTGGCAATAAGTATGGAATGGTTTCTATGTGTGTGGGAACCGGACAAGGTGCGGCTTCGATTTTTGAATTGTTATAG
- a CDS encoding GxxExxY protein encodes MSSIHKAQLLTYLKMTGCKLELLLNFQSDVFKNGVTRVVNHL; translated from the coding sequence ATCAGTTCAATCCATAAAGCTCAACTTTTAACCTATTTAAAAATGACAGGATGCAAGCTAGAACTGTTACTTAATTTTCAATCTGATGTTTTCAAAAATGGAGTCACGAGAGTTGTCAATCATTTATAA